A stretch of the Planktothricoides raciborskii GIHE-MW2 genome encodes the following:
- a CDS encoding Uma2 family endonuclease, protein MTLSLDRNIIYPDSDGQPMADNTQQFRWIVLIKENLECLFAQNAEVFVAGDLLWYPVEGRPDIRVAPDVFVVFGRPKGDRGSYRQWVEENIAPQVVFEILSPGNTFKEMTKKLQFYERYGVEEYYIYDPDRNHLTGLQRQEGNLTFLENVSDWTSPRLGIRFVLEADTLAIYYPDGQRFLTTVELAQRGQQEKQRADSAEVEIARLKKLLQQAGINADEVK, encoded by the coding sequence ATGACACTCTCTTTAGACCGTAACATCATTTATCCCGATAGCGATGGACAACCAATGGCAGACAATACCCAACAATTTCGCTGGATTGTTTTAATCAAAGAAAATCTAGAATGTTTATTTGCCCAAAATGCTGAAGTATTTGTAGCCGGAGATTTGCTTTGGTATCCCGTAGAGGGACGACCAGACATTCGCGTTGCCCCAGATGTATTCGTAGTTTTTGGCCGCCCCAAAGGAGACCGGGGGTCTTATCGCCAATGGGTTGAGGAAAATATCGCCCCCCAAGTGGTCTTTGAGATTTTATCCCCTGGTAATACCTTCAAGGAAATGACCAAGAAGTTGCAGTTTTACGAGCGCTATGGGGTCGAGGAATATTACATTTATGACCCCGATCGCAATCATTTGACCGGATTACAGCGACAAGAAGGAAATCTCACATTTTTAGAAAATGTATCAGACTGGACTAGCCCTCGATTGGGGATTCGTTTTGTCCTCGAAGCAGATACCTTAGCCATTTATTACCCTGATGGTCAGCGCTTTCTGACAACTGTTGAGTTGGCGCAACGGGGACAACAGGAAAAACAACGCGCCGATTCCGCAGAGGTCGAAATTGCTCGCCTGAAAAAACTGTTGCAACAGGCGGGTATCAATGCGGATGAAGTGAAATAA
- a CDS encoding Uma2 family endonuclease codes for MTLSLDRNIIYPDSDGQPMADNTQQFRWIVLIKENLECLFAQNAEVFVAGDLLWYPVEGRPDIRVAPDVFVVFGRPKGDRGSYRQWVEENIAPQVVFEILSPGNTFKEMTKKLQFYERYGVEEYYIYDPDRNHLTGLQRQEGNLTFLENVSDWTSPRLGIRFVLEADTLAIYYPDGQRFLTTVELTQRAEQEKQRAEQEKQRAEQEKQRADSAEVEIARLKKLLQQAGINADEVK; via the coding sequence ATGACACTCTCTTTAGACCGTAACATCATTTATCCCGATAGCGATGGACAACCAATGGCAGACAATACCCAACAATTTCGCTGGATTGTTTTAATCAAAGAAAATCTAGAATGTTTATTTGCCCAAAATGCTGAAGTATTTGTAGCCGGAGATTTGCTTTGGTATCCCGTAGAGGGACGACCAGACATTCGCGTTGCCCCAGATGTATTCGTAGTTTTTGGCCGCCCCAAAGGAGACCGGGGGTCTTATCGCCAATGGGTTGAGGAAAATATCGCCCCCCAAGTGGTCTTTGAGATTTTATCCCCTGGTAATACCTTCAAGGAAATGACCAAGAAGTTGCAGTTTTACGAGCGCTATGGGGTCGAGGAATATTACATTTATGACCCCGATCGCAATCATTTGACCGGATTACAGCGACAAGAAGGAAATCTCACATTTTTAGAAAATGTATCAGACTGGACTAGCCCTCGATTGGGGATTCGTTTTGTCCTCGAAGCAGATACCTTAGCCATTTATTACCCTGATGGTCAGCGCTTTCTGACAACTGTTGAGTTGACCCAACGCGCCGAACAGGAAAAACAACGCGCCGAACAGGAAAAACAACGCGCCGAACAAGAAAAACAACGCGCCGATTCCGCAGAGGTCGAAATTGCTCGCCTGAAAAAACTGTTGCAACAGGCGGGTATCAATGCGGATGAAGTGAAATAA
- a CDS encoding NAD-dependent epimerase/dehydratase family protein — protein sequence MKNKKILVTGSSGLIGSEVVTFFAHEGYQVHGVDNNMRETFFGSQGSTRWNQQRLESQFANFFHHELDIRDRSGVQSLIAAIKPDAIVHTAAQPSHDRAAAIPFDDFDTNAVGTLNLLEATRQYCPESPFVHMSTNKVYGDAPNQLPLIELDTRWEFAQEPWIDGIPETFTIDQSKHSLFGASKVAADILVQEYGRYFNIPTCCLRGGCLTGPSHSGVELHGFLSYLIKCNVEGKLYTVYGYKAKQVRDNIHAWDVATFIASFIQSPRVAEVYNLGGGKNNSISMMEAFALISSISGKPMKYEYSERAREGDHIVYYSNLAKMQAHYPHWQVSKDLKTIFTEIYDSWQNRSMFS from the coding sequence ATGAAAAATAAAAAAATTTTGGTTACGGGTTCCAGTGGCTTAATTGGTAGTGAGGTGGTTACTTTTTTCGCCCACGAAGGCTACCAGGTTCATGGCGTTGATAATAATATGCGGGAAACCTTCTTTGGCTCTCAGGGCAGTACCCGATGGAATCAGCAACGCCTAGAAAGTCAATTTGCCAATTTTTTCCACCATGAGTTGGATATTCGCGATCGCAGTGGGGTTCAATCTCTGATCGCCGCCATTAAGCCAGATGCGATCGTTCATACAGCAGCCCAACCCTCCCACGATCGCGCTGCGGCCATTCCTTTTGATGATTTTGATACCAACGCCGTCGGTACTCTCAACCTGCTGGAAGCAACTCGACAATATTGCCCTGAGTCTCCCTTTGTTCATATGTCCACTAATAAGGTCTATGGGGATGCGCCAAACCAACTACCATTAATTGAACTGGACACCCGCTGGGAGTTCGCCCAAGAACCCTGGATTGATGGCATTCCCGAAACTTTCACCATCGATCAGTCGAAGCACTCCCTGTTTGGGGCATCTAAAGTGGCTGCGGATATTCTCGTTCAAGAATATGGTCGCTACTTTAATATACCCACCTGCTGCTTGCGGGGAGGGTGCCTCACTGGGCCTAGCCATAGTGGGGTAGAACTACACGGGTTTCTTAGCTATCTAATTAAGTGCAATGTTGAGGGTAAGCTTTATACTGTCTATGGTTACAAGGCTAAACAGGTGCGCGACAATATTCATGCTTGGGATGTGGCCACTTTTATCGCCTCATTTATCCAATCACCACGAGTGGCGGAAGTATATAATCTTGGGGGAGGTAAGAATAATAGTATTTCCATGATGGAGGCTTTCGCACTGATTTCGTCTATTAGTGGCAAACCCATGAAATATGAGTATTCTGAACGGGCTCGCGAAGGAGACCACATTGTTTACTATAGTAATCTGGCAAAAATGCAAGCGCATTATCCCCATTGGCAAGTCAGCAAAGATTTGAAGACAATATTTACAGAGATATATGATAGTTGGCAAAACCGCTCGATGTTTAGTTAA
- a CDS encoding DUF4351 domain-containing protein codes for MCNAKSILSRTQTQRDFEKYLDLVVGANGRSPLLVNKFDNLSIEEIRNMLDLREADVTKTRFYQEVIQIGRQEGRQEGEQLGQQLGEANLIVRQISRRFGALTPEQVSQIRSLSIPELESLGEALLDFQSLGELDSWFQDNSL; via the coding sequence GTGTGCAATGCCAAATCGATTTTAAGCCGTACCCAAACCCAGAGAGACTTTGAAAAATACCTGGATTTGGTCGTAGGGGCGAACGGCCGTTCGCCCCTACTGGTAAATAAATTCGATAATTTGAGCATTGAGGAGATACGCAATATGTTGGATCTCAGAGAAGCAGATGTTACCAAAACCCGCTTTTATCAAGAAGTGATTCAAATTGGACGGCAAGAAGGTCGCCAAGAAGGAGAACAACTAGGACAACAACTGGGAGAAGCGAATTTGATTGTGCGTCAGATATCTCGCCGTTTTGGGGCGCTGACTCCCGAACAAGTTTCACAAATTCGTAGTCTGTCGATTCCTGAACTGGAGTCTCTGGGTGAGGCTTTGTTGGATTTTCAATCTCTTGGGGAGTTAGATTCCTGGTTCCAAGACAATTCCCTGTAG
- a CDS encoding DUF29 domain-containing protein: MPSVNVISQIYEQDYPEWLNITLKQLQNRELENVDWEHLIEEIAALGNEQRHKVESYLLRLLIHLLLYDYWESEKDWSGKGWETEIDNFRLELDLLFESKVLYNYCVQVLDKIYQKARKNAIRKSQLSPDIFPDNCPYSLAEILSPEWLP, encoded by the coding sequence ATGCCATCGGTAAATGTTATTTCTCAAATTTATGAACAAGATTATCCTGAATGGTTAAACATTACTCTCAAGCAGTTGCAAAATCGAGAGCTAGAAAACGTTGATTGGGAACATTTAATTGAGGAAATAGCCGCGTTGGGAAATGAGCAAAGACATAAAGTAGAAAGTTATTTGTTAAGGCTTTTAATTCACCTGCTGCTTTATGATTACTGGGAATCGGAAAAAGATTGGTCTGGTAAGGGATGGGAAACAGAAATTGATAACTTTAGATTGGAGTTAGATTTGCTATTTGAGTCTAAAGTTCTTTATAACTATTGCGTCCAAGTCCTAGATAAGATTTATCAAAAAGCTAGAAAAAATGCCATTCGGAAATCTCAGCTATCTCCAGACATATTCCCAGACAATTGCCCGTATTCTTTAGCAGAAATTCTGTCTCCCGAATGGTTGCCTTGA